The DNA sequence TTCTGCGCCTTGGTGCGGTCGGTGTGGCCCAGCAGGTGCAGCAGGCCGTGCACCATCACGCGGTGCAGTTCGTGCCGGGCGCTTACCCCGAACGCCGCAGCGTTCTCACGGATGCGGTCGGTGCTGAGGAGCACATCGCCGCTGGCCCCGTTGCTGCTCTCCACCGGGAAGGTGATGACGTCCGTGTAGTCGTCGTGCTGAAGGTAGGTGCGGTTGTAAGCCAGCAGGGCTTTGTCGCCCATGGCCACGAAGCAGACCCGGTCGATGCGGCTGCCATGGTCGGCGGCCACGCGCTGCAACCAGTGGCGCAGACGCGTGCGGTCGCGGAAGGGGTCGGGGACGTCCTGGACGAGGAAGGTGACCGGGGGGGCCATCACTCCTTCACCGCGGCGGTGCTGAAGGCCATGGCCACCGTGGCGCCGTTGTCGCTGAAGGCGATCTCGTCCGCCAGCGCGCGCATCAGGAAAACGCCGCGTCCGTGGGGCTTCTCGATGTTCTCCGGGTCGGTGGGGTCGGGCAGGTGGTCGTGGTCGAAGCCCGCGCCCTGGTCCTTCACCACGAAGACCACGCGGTCGCCGTCCACGTGGTAGCCCACGGTGACCTGCCTGGCGGGGTCCTGCCGGTTGCCGTGGTGGATGGCGTTGTTCACCGCCTCGGTGAGGGCGATGAGGATGTTGCCATAGTGCGACTCGTGGACATTGAGCCGCCCGCACACATCATCGATCATCTTCTCCACCAGGGCGATGTTCTCCGCCCGGCTGGGGAAGTCGATCCGCTCGGTGAACTGCACATCCTCGGTCAGCGCCGTCATCGCGTGGTTCAGGGTGTGTCAAAAGTACCGAAATAGTCGTTCACGCGGTCGCGGTAGTACGGCTTGAGGCCGGCGGGCACGGTGCGGAGCAGCTCCGCTTCGCGGGCCTTGCGCTGCTGGTAGTCGAAGAAGCGCGCGGGATCCTCGGCGGGACGGTCGCGGCCTTCGTTGCTGGTGCGCTTCTGGTCGAGCTCCCGTTCGCGCTCGGCCTTCTCGGCCTCCAGCAGGCGGGTCATGATGTCCTGCTGGCGGCGCAGGGTCTCGGGGGTGATGTTCTTGTTGACGATGTCCTTCTCCTGTCGCTCCATCTGTTCGGCGAGCTTGTTGAGGCCGTTGCCGGCGCCGCTGCCGTCCTTGTTGAGCTCCTGGGCCATGCGCTGCATCTCCTTGCGGATGGCGGCCTGCTGGGCGGCGAGCTGGGCGAGCTGCTGGCTCATGCCGGGCATCTTGCCGCCGGGGTTCTGCTGACCGGGTTTCTCACCCTTCTTCTTCCCCTCCTCCATGGCCTTGCGCATGGCGTCCAGCTGTTTCTGCATGGCCTCCTGCTGGGCCTTCATCTTGGCCATGCTGGGCTTCTTGCCTTGGCCGCTGCCGGTGCCGCCGGGTTTGTTGCACTGGCCGTTGCCGGGCATCTGGCTCTGCATCTGCTGCTGCATCTGCTGGAGGGCCTCGTCCAGCAGCAGGGCCAGGTTGTTCAGGGCGGTCATGGCGCGCTGCTGGTCGTCGGCGGCCATCGGCTTGTGGCGCTCGTTGGCGCGGGCCTCGCCCACATGCTCCAGGGCCTGGTCCATGTGGCCGTTCACCGCGTTCATCTCCCGGTTCACGGTGCCCTGGATCTGGGGCACGCGCTTGCTGAGGGCGAAGAGGCTGTCCTCGATCACCTTGGCGCTGCCGCGCAGTTCGCGCTGCTCGCGGCCCAGTTCCAGGAAGCGCGGGTCGCGTACGCCGGTGGCCTTCAACCCGTCCATCACCCGCTCCTGGTCGAAGCTCAGCTCCACGATGTTCTCCAGCAGCTGACGCAGCGCGTCCATGTCCTCCTCCTGTTGCTGCTGCTGGCCGCTCTGCATGCCGCTCTTCATCTGGAAGGCCATCTGCTTCATCTGGTCGGCGGCGTTCTGCTGGCTCTGGCCGGCCTTCTGGTTCTGCTTCTTTTCCAGCTGCTCGCTGCTCTGCTGCTGCTGTTGCTGGATCTGCTCCTCGGAGGGTGCGGTGTCCGGCAGGTCCAGCGGTTTCTCCAGTTCCTGGTTCTTCTTCTCCAGTTCATCCACCTGCTCGCGGATGTCCTCGAAGGCCTTGTTGAGCGAGTCCTGCCGCTGCTGAAGTTCGTCCTGGGGCTGGTCGCCGGCCTTGGTGTCCTCGGCCAGCTTCTCCTGCTCGTCCGCCAGCTTCTCCAGCTGCTCGGCGATGTCCTCGGCGCGTTGCTCCACCTCCATCTGCTTGAAGAGCTCCAGGCTGCGGTCGAGCTCCTTCTCGATGTCCTCCTGGCTCATCTTCATCTCGTCCATCTTGTCCAGCAGCTTCTCCTTGTCCAGCTTGTCGAGCATCTCCTGCATCTGGCGGTAGAGCTCCTTCATCTCCTCGCTCAGCACGTCCTCGAAGAGCTCCTGCAGGCGCTGTTGCTTCTCCAGCACGCGCTCGTCCACCTGCCGGAACTCCTGCTGCTGCTGTTGCTGCTGGCGCAGTTGTTCGGTGGAGCGTTCGATGTTGCGCTCCAACTGCTTCTGCCGGTCGAGCAGTTTCTGCATGCGCTGCTGGTCCTGCCAGTCGGGTTGCTTCTTGTCGAGCAGGTCGCGGCGCATGCGCTCCAGTTCGCGCTGCAGGTCCTGGGCCTCCTTGATGCCCTGCTTGAGGTCCTGGGCGATGGCCTCGCTCTGTTCGGCGCGCTGCTGGGCCAGGGCCTCCAGGGTGGGCGCTTCGAAGACCAGCGTGGCGCTGCGGGTGCGCTTGGCGCCGTTCACCCCGTCGTTGTCCCACACCTCGAACCAGTACTCCACCTTGTCGCCGGGCTGCAGGGGCAGGTCGATCAGGTCCCAGGCGTGCAGGAACTCCTGCCTCACCTGGCGGCGGTCCACGGAGAGGTCCTGCACCCCTTCACGCCGGTCGGCGGGCACGCTGTCGCCGCCGGTGATGAAGCGGTAGGCGAACTGCAGGCGGGTGAAGCCGTGGTCGTCGCCGATGGTGCCGCG is a window from the Flavobacteriales bacterium genome containing:
- a CDS encoding ATP-binding protein, whose product is MTALTEDVQFTERIDFPSRAENIALVEKMIDDVCGRLNVHESHYGNILIALTEAVNNAIHHGNRQDPARQVTVGYHVDGDRVVFVVKDQGAGFDHDHLPDPTDPENIEKPHGRGVFLMRALADEIAFSDNGATVAMAFSTAAVKE
- the ybeY gene encoding rRNA maturation RNase YbeY: MAPPVTFLVQDVPDPFRDRTRLRHWLQRVAADHGSRIDRVCFVAMGDKALLAYNRTYLQHDDYTDVITFPVESSNGASGDVLLSTDRIRENAAAFGVSARHELHRVMVHGLLHLLGHTDRTKAQKAAMRALEDKYLAWLDR
- a CDS encoding DUF4175 domain-containing protein — its product is MASDHDLLIAKLDAFTRKYYKDQLLRGALYSVGLLVLAYLLAAGLEYVGRFGTGVRTVLFYGYLLAATAVLARFVAWPLVKLFRLGPVISHAEAARIIGAHFGEVKDKLLNTLQLKDQAAHDPRHRDLIEASIAQRSRELGPIPFANAIDLRRNTRYLRFALPPLMVLLLLLVAAPSFITGPTQRLIRHGSTFAPEAPFRFVVRNPALEVPEQQDFELEVAVEGAVLPQQVDVLVDGRAIPLVKDGVGRFRHRFRNVGSDTPFQLTAEGFTSDDFMLTVVPDPAVLDVVLTVEPPAYLGLPREALRTAGDATVPAGSRLTWSIGTRSAQQLDMAFADSTYRLSPTGDDRFAASRRVLQPLTYRMLPRHGERGPANAPDHRIEVVPDLHPTIAVEERVDSAALKRRYFRGTIGDDHGFTRLQFAYRFITGGDSVPADRREGVQDLSVDRRQVRQEFLHAWDLIDLPLQPGDKVEYWFEVWDNDGVNGAKRTRSATLVFEAPTLEALAQQRAEQSEAIAQDLKQGIKEAQDLQRELERMRRDLLDKKQPDWQDQQRMQKLLDRQKQLERNIERSTEQLRQQQQQQQEFRQVDERVLEKQQRLQELFEDVLSEEMKELYRQMQEMLDKLDKEKLLDKMDEMKMSQEDIEKELDRSLELFKQMEVEQRAEDIAEQLEKLADEQEKLAEDTKAGDQPQDELQQRQDSLNKAFEDIREQVDELEKKNQELEKPLDLPDTAPSEEQIQQQQQQSSEQLEKKQNQKAGQSQQNAADQMKQMAFQMKSGMQSGQQQQQEEDMDALRQLLENIVELSFDQERVMDGLKATGVRDPRFLELGREQRELRGSAKVIEDSLFALSKRVPQIQGTVNREMNAVNGHMDQALEHVGEARANERHKPMAADDQQRAMTALNNLALLLDEALQQMQQQMQSQMPGNGQCNKPGGTGSGQGKKPSMAKMKAQQEAMQKQLDAMRKAMEEGKKKGEKPGQQNPGGKMPGMSQQLAQLAAQQAAIRKEMQRMAQELNKDGSGAGNGLNKLAEQMERQEKDIVNKNITPETLRRQQDIMTRLLEAEKAERERELDQKRTSNEGRDRPAEDPARFFDYQQRKAREAELLRTVPAGLKPYYRDRVNDYFGTFDTP